One Mycobacterium paraseoulense genomic window, CGGCCTCGGTCTGGCGTGTGCCGCAGATTTCCGAGTCGCGTCGCCCGCCACGAGGTTTCACCCGACTTTCTCGGCGCTGGGGTTTCATCACGGCTTCGGGCTCAGCGTGACATTGCCGGCGATTGTGGGTGGCCAGCAGGCGATGGACATGCTGTACACCAGTCGGAGGATCGACGGCCAGCGGGCCTTCGAAATCGGACTAGTCGACCGATTGGTCCCCGAGGGCCACGAACGTGGTGGAGCACTGCGGCTTGCCGCCGAGATCGCCGAGGCCGCGCCGCTGGCCGTCCGCTCGATCAAGACGACTCTCCGGCAGCCCTTGGCCGAGCGCGTGCAAAGCGTCCTCGAACGCGAGCTCGCCGAACAACGGCGCCTCTGGGCCACCGCGGACAGTCGAATCGGCATCGAAGCCAGCCTTGCCCGCAAGCGTCCGATCTTTACGGGTGAGTGACGCCGGAATGTTCAGCGCCAGGCGTCGAAATTGGGCTTGCGTTTT contains:
- a CDS encoding enoyl-CoA hydratase/isomerase family protein; this translates as MIEMRRPPANYFDHGLIAELVQSAKTLAGRGIRAIVLCSEGKHFCAGADFAGAAMGDDRHRAAELLYREAIRLFEIDVPVIAAVQGSAVGGGLGLACAADFRVASPATRFHPTFSALGFHHGFGLSVTLPAIVGGQQAMDMLYTSRRIDGQRAFEIGLVDRLVPEGHERGGALRLAAEIAEAAPLAVRSIKTTLRQPLAERVQSVLERELAEQRRLWATADSRIGIEASLARKRPIFTGE